One stretch of Chiroxiphia lanceolata isolate bChiLan1 chromosome 1, bChiLan1.pri, whole genome shotgun sequence DNA includes these proteins:
- the LOC116790852 gene encoding desmoglein-1-like gives MDWLPHRTAAFLFLLLVLLDFSTGFHVEVKEWDENGTARWKTFRRQKREWIKFAAACREGEDNSKRNPIARIRSDCEENNPVTYSISGVGIDRAPFGIFVVNPRTGEINITSIVDREVTPVFVIRCFAKHSVTGMDLEPPLELRVRVLDINDNPPVFAQTVFTGSIEESSMDNTLVMKIIATDADEPNHLNSKIAFKIESQEPSGPPMFIMNKYTGELHLANYLDREQHSSYTLVVKASDRDGAADGISSLCSCNVKVIDVNDNFPTLAQSSFSASISENSLSSELLRIQALDADEEFTDNWLAEFFFISGNEDNCFEIVTDRATNQGILRVIKELDYEQLRTHSLMIGVRNVAAFHHSVAQEYQIYGTPLTIEVKNMIEPPRFHPSSVVFSLSEGTRVNYVIGTYTAIDEDTRAIASNVVYSIGRDPAAWFRINQNTGEITLNKAINRESVYVINGQYKAEVLAITRGVPRYTATGTIVLSIDDINANCPTINTELRKVCMHSPSVIITAKHRDGGLYATPFTFTIHGEPQTTWIIRSINASSAELVSQNIDFYLYRIYITVRDSQGRRCPRPHIIPVQACQCDSRNYCTSGATKIIIIGGGGGGAGGGGTGGGGTDTGGGGEGREDGGGDGQTRPGGDYEDHTDWQTYTDGYDGGEGGYTASIDDNYGNENYGRDFQSPTTLSGAAIGLMFLGGLIFVLIPILMSMSDCCGCGRGAAGGVGTGFEPVPECTEGAIHPWGIEGAQPEDRDVSHILAPTTAAGGDFGEPSEIYNNTYGGGGVVASGVEETTGVGYGTGTGYGTAGGISGTGEVKGSIGGTIKEYREGGVNMAFLDNYFSEKAFVYADEDEGRPANDCLLIYDHEGVGTPVGSVGCCSFIGEDTDETYLDTLGPKFRTLAEICLGKEIEPFPDVNPPWPGVNVTFPNPESDLNLPPPGTTIVVNGSAPMPPPVGTTTVVTENTYTSGSTIQPPRPVPDPLLHGNMTVTETYTSGSPSLCVDPLRASNVVVTERVVGPASASDLRGMLDIPDLTDGSNVIVTERVIAPNSRLPASLSIPDLVDGSNVVVTERVFRPASGMPGSLINIPSELSNAHNVVVTERVVSGSGMSSLGGTSLGGANLGGLSSTGQMLSADCHLGQAMGTASPGTSRRRVTKYSTVQYSSQ, from the exons GTACTCTTGGATTTCAGCACAGGATTTCATGTAGAG GTAAAAGAATGGGATGAAAATGGAACGGCAAGATGGAAAAccttcagaagacaaaaacGTGAATGGATCAAATTTGCTGCAGCTTGTAGAGAAGGAGAAGATAATTCTAAGAGGAATCCAATTGCCAGA ATCCGATCagactgtgaagaaaacaaTCCAGTCACATACAGCATCTCTGGAGTTGGAATTGATCGTGCACCCTTTGGAATATTTGTTGTCAACCCAAGAACAGGAGAAATTAATATAACATCAATAGTGGACAGGGAAGTAACCCCAGTATTTGTT ATACGTTGCTTTGCCAAACACTCAGTGACAGGTATGGATTTGGAACCACCTCTTGAACTTCGAGTCAGAGTTCTGGATATAAATGACAACCCTCCTGTATTTGCACAAACTGTATTTACAGGATCTATTGAAGAGAGCAGTATGGACA ACACACTGGTGATGAAAATCATTGCAACAGATGCAGATGAACCTAATCACTTGAATTCTAAAATTGCCTTCAAGATAGAGAGTCAGGAACCTTCAGGTCCACCCATGTTCATTATGAATAAATATACCGGAGAACTCCATCTTGCCAATTACCTTGACAGAGAG CAACATAGTAGCTACACTCTTGTTGTGAAGGCATCAGACCGGGATGGAGCTGCAGATGGAATATCATCCCTTTGTAGCTGTAACGTTAAAGTTATTGATGTCAATGACAACTTTCCAACTCTTGCTCAAAGCTCT TTTTCAgcaagtatttcagaaaattcacTCAGTTCAGAACTGCTACGAATACAAGCTCTGGATGCTGATGAAGAGTTTACAGACAATTGGTTAGCAGAGTTTTTCTTTATATCCGGTAATGAAGATAACTGTTTTGAAATTGTTACAGATCGAGCTACAAATCAAGGCATCCTTAGAGTAATTAAG GAATTGGATTATGAACAGCTCCGAACCCACTCACTGATGATTGGTGTCAGGAACGTAGCTGCCTTCCACCACTCTGTTGCACAAGAGTACCAAATATATGGAACACCCCTCACaatagaagtaaaaaatatgaTTGAACCACCGAGGTTTCACCCATCTTCAGTCGTGTTTTCTCTATCAGAAGGCACAAGAGTGAATTATGTTATAGGAACATACACAGCCATCGACGAGGATACAAGAGCTATTGCATCAAATGTTGT ATATAGTATAGGACGTGATCCAGCTGCCTGGTTCAGAATCAATCAAAACACTGGTGAAATCACACTCAACAAAGCTATTAACCGGGAATCAGTCTATGTCATCAATGGGCAGTACAAAGCAGAGGTTCTGGCTATCACCAGAG GGGTTCCTCGATATACTGCTACAGGCACCATTGTGCTTTCAATAGATGATATCAATGCCAACTGCCCGACTATTAATACTGAATTAAGGAAAGTATGTATGCATTCCCCATCAGTGATTatcacagcaaagcacagggaTGGAGGTCTATATGCTACGCCCTTTACATTCACCATACATGGTGAACCTCAAACTACATGGATAATCAGATCAATAAACG CTTCCTCTGCAGAACTAGTGAGTCAGAACATTGACTTTTACCTTTATAGGATCTATATCACTGTAAGAGACAGCCAAGGCCGACGCTGCCCCAGACCACACATAATTCCTGTGCAAGCTTGTCAGTGTGATAGTCGGAATTACTGCACCAGTGGGGccacaaaaataattatcatcggtggtggtggtggtggtgctggtggtggtggtacTGGAGGCGGTGGCACTGATACTGGTGGTGGTGGAGAAGGCCGGGAagatggtggtggtgatggtcAGACTAGACCTGGAGGAGATTATGAGGATCACACAGACTGGCAGACTTATACTGATGGATACGATGGAGGTGAGGGAGGATATACTGCATCCATTGACGACAattatggaaatgaaaattatggCAGAGACTTCCAATCACCTACCACACTTAGCGGTGCTGCCATTGGCCTGATGTTTCTTGGTGGATTAATATTTGTTC TGATTCCAATTTTGATGTCAATGAGCGACTGCTGTGGCTGTGGACGTGGCGCTGCAGgtggagttggaactggatttGAACCTGTACCTGAATGCACAGAAGGGGCAATTCATCCATGGGGAATAGAAGGTGCACAGCCTGAAGACAGG GATGTCTCACACATTCTTGCCCCAACAACAGCTGCAGGAGGCGATTTTGGCGAACCCTCTG agataTATAATAACACatatggaggaggaggagtagTAGCTTCCGGTGTTGAAGAAACTACAGGGGTTGGTTATGGCACTGGAACTGGTTACGGAACAGCTGGAGGAATTTCTGGAACAGGGGAAGTAAAAGGGTCAATTGGAGGAACAATAAAAGAGTATCGAGAAGGAGGAGTGAACATGGCCTTCCTAGACAACTATTTCTCTGAG AAAGCATTCGTGTATGCAGATGAAGATGAAGGTCGGCCAGCAAATGACTGCCTATTAATCTATGATCATGAAGGAGTcggtactcctgttggctctgtgGGTTGCTGCAGCTTTATCGGAGAAGATACAGATGAAACATATTTGGATACATTAGGACCAAAATTTAGGACCCTGGCAGAGATCTGTCTGGGCAAAGAGATCGAACCTTTCCCTGATGTCAACCCACCCTGGCCAGGCGTCAACGTCACCTTTCCCAACCCTGAAAGTGACCTAAACCTCCCACCACCTGGAACCACCATCGTTGTCAATGGAAGTGCACCTATGCCTCCCCCAGTTGGCACTACAACGGTTGTTACTGAAAACACCTACACATCTGGGTCAACCATACAGCCCCCAAGGCCGGTGCCAGATCCCTTGCTCCACGGCAACATGACGGTGACTGAGACCTACACCTCTGGCTCCCCTTCTCTTTGTGTTGACCCTCTGCGGGCATCCAACGTCGTCGTAACAGAAAGGGTTGTCGGTCCTGCATCTGCCTCTGATTTGCGTGGCATGCTAGATATCCCTGATCTCACAGATGGGTCCAATGTTATTGTCACCGAAAGAGTAATCGCGCCTAACTCCCGGCTTCCAGCGTCTCTGAGCATTCCCGATCTGGTAGATGGGTCAAATGTGGTAGTGACAgaaagggtgttcaggcctGCCTCCGGCATGCCAGGCAGCCTAATAAATATTCCCTCAGAGTTATCAAATGCCCACAATGTGGTGGTCACAGAGAGAGTAGTGTCAGGGTCTGGCATGAGCAGCCTGGGAGGAACAAGCCTGGGGGGGGCAAATCTGGGGGGCCTGAGCAGCACAGGTCAGATGCTCAGTGCCGACTGTCACCTTGGACAGGCAATGGGCACGGCATCTCCAGGCACCTCCCGGAGACGAGTGACAAAGTACAGCACCGTGCAGTACTCCAGTCAGTAA